CCATACTCGTTAATCAGCTTGTCAGCCAATGCTCCTGCATATACGGCATCTTCCAAACTAAAGCGACCCTTCCAACCAGAGCAAAACACCACGACTTTTTCAGCATGTCTACCAAGATAAGCAGCGGTAGCCGAGAAGTTCAAAAATGACGAAACTATTACCTCCTTCCCAATGGAGGCCATGTGAATAGCTTTTGTTCCATTGGTAGTGCTGTATACAACGCTACGCCCTTGAACCGTTTCCCGTGCAAAATTAAATGGTGAATTCCCAAAATCAGCAAAGTCGAGCACCTTGCCATCGCGCTCGGCAGCCACAAGAAAGCCTTGGTTCTTCAACTCCCGTGCTGCCTCCGTCTCCGCAACAGGAATAATGGAGGAGGCTCCGTGTGCAAAGGCCGTGCAAATGGCTGAACTTGCACGCAAAACGTCCACAACCACCATGGTGGCAGCAGGATCGGCGTGGTGATTAAATAAGCTTGGGGAGAAACATACCTCCACAACTTTATTAGACATGCTCATGAACTTAGCGTGAAAAAAAAGGTATAAAGAAAACTTTATACCTCATAAAAAGTTTACCCAAAGGTAGCTATTTCTGAAAGAATGGAGTCTTAACCACCCTTGCCTTCAGGTTTTTGTTCCTAACGTTAATAAAAATCTCAGAGCCAAGCTTCGAAAACTCAGTTTTCACGTAGCCCATTCCAATTCCTACTTTTAGCATTGGCGACATGGTTCCAGAGGTAACCTCTCCGATGGTATCGCCTTCAATATCTACAATTGGGTAGTGTTGACGAGGAATGCCCTTGTCGATCATTTCAAATGCCACCAACTTACGGCTAACCCCTTCTTTTTTATGCTTTAGTAGAATAGCTTTATCGATAAAATCCTTATGATCGGTGAACTTAGTAATCCATCCTAGACCTGCTTCTATGGCAGAGGTTGTATCGTTGATGTCGTTACCATAAAGGCAAAAGCCTGACTCCAAACGAAGTGTATCGCGAGCGCCAAGGCCAATAGGCTGAATACCAAACTCTTTTCCTGCCTCAAACACTGCATTCCAGAGTTTTGGTCCATCCTCGTTTGAAACATAAATCTCGCAACCGCCAGAACCAGTATAACCAGTTGTAGATAGAATAGCATCTTTGATACCGGCAAAATCAAGTTTCTTAAATGTATAGTATTCCATCTCCTCAATGGGAGTGCTGGTCAACTTCTGCATTGCCTTCAGCGCTAGAGGACCTTGCACTGCAAGCTGGCATATTTCGTCAGAAGCATTGAAAAGTTCCTTGCCAATGGTTAGACCAAACTTAGGAGCATTCTCACAAAACCAATTCCAATCCTTGTCAATATTCGCAGCATTAATTACCAAAAGATAAGTTTCTGCATTAACACGGTATACCAACAAATCGTCAACAATGCCACCTTTGCCGTTGGGAAGGCAAGAATACTGCACTTTTCCATCGAAAAGCGCAGCCACGTCGTTGGAGGTTATGTATTGCACAAAATCGAAGGCACGAGGACCCTTGACCCAAACTTCACCCATGTGAGAAACGTCGAATACACCAATTTTTTCACGGACAGCCATGTGCTCGTCGTTTATGCCTGTATACTCAATAGGCATGTTATATCCGGCAAACGAAGCCATTTTTGCACCCAAGTCAATATGAAACTGGGTAAAGGCGGTATGTTTCATTATTTTAAGTATTTTTTAACAACTAAACGTTTGATGGCAAAGGTAAATATTTTTATAGTTTGCCCTAGTGCAATCGATTACAACTATAAAAAAAACGAATATGTTTATGAGCAGTATTCCTCCATGTCTATTATATTCGCAACGTGTCAAATAATTAGAATTGCTGAAAAAAGTGAAAAAAAAACGTTAAACTTGCATAAAAACCAAGTTATGTTTCAGAACTTACAATTTAAACCTAAGCTTGTTAGCCTTGCCGTTCTGGAGGAACTGACCGACGGTAGCGATGAACTTTTCTTAGACATGCTTAAGATTTTCTTCTTGCAGGTTCCTGTCTTTATTCATGACATGGAGGCTGCTAATGAGGCAAAGGATTACCTTAAACTTGGTCAGATAGCCCACAAAGCAAAATCATCGGTTGCCACCATGGGTATCACAAATCTATCAGCCAAGATGAAGGATTTTGAACTTTTGGCTAAAAATGGCGAGGAAACGGAGAACTATCGAGGATACATTGACCTGTTCAAAGAAACTTGCCAGCTGGCAATTGCTGAGTTAGAAACAATAAAGTCAAACTTGTAATACATAAAACCTATGGTTAAGGTTGAACCTATTAACGGAGTTAGCATTGTGACTTTCCCAAGTGTTAACAAGATCAACGTGAGCAACATTGGTGAATTTAAGGATGAGGTTACTGCCCTCATTACCCCAACCAGCAAAGTTATCATTGATCTTACCGGCATAAGCTACATCGATAGCTCTGGATTTGGAATGCTTCTCTCCTTTTTAAGAACAAGCAAAACCAACGAAAGCAAGTTAATGTTTTGCTGCATCATGCCGGATGTTATGTCCTTGATAAATCTACTCCAGCTGCACACTGTATTTGAAATTCACACCACAAGAGAAGGCTGTTTGAAGAATGCATAGATGACGTAAGTCATTTTTGTAGAGGCTGTTTTTAATCACCTTTGCAAAAAAAGCGATGTCTATAGAAGTTGTTGGGTGGCTAGGGAGTATCCTATTTAGCATTTGTGGATTGCCACAACTTGTAAAAACATGGAAAACAAAAAAGGTTGATGACCTTAGCAGCCTCTTTTTATGGCTATGGTTTTGGGGTGAAATATTAACCTTCTGCTATATTGTTGCCGGCGATATTTTTGTAAAAAGTTACCACATCCCCCTCTATTTTAACTATGCAGTCAATATTCTAATTGTAATTTACTTGTTGTATGCCAAGTATGCATATAAAATGGTAGTGATAGAAAAATAAAAAGGTCCCTTCGCGGGACCTTTCCTGTTATTCTCTTGTAAACCTTAGCGAATTGCCATCGGGAGCCATTGTAATTAAAATAGTTCCAGAATCGCTCAAACTGCCAGAAAGAAGTTGCTTCGACAGTTCGTTCAACACCAACTTTTGCAGCACCCGCTTTACAGGACGTGCACCCATTGCCGGATCAAATCCCTGCATTGCAATCCAATCAGCAGCAGCATCGCCAAGTTCAATTTCTACACCACTAGGTTTCAGCATCTTTTGAATACCCTTAAACTGAAGCCTAACAATATCTTTTACCTGTTCAAGGGTCAATGGACTGAAGAGGATAACCTCATCAATACGGTTCAAAAATTCAGGACGAACCGACTGTCGTAGCAGTGCGAAGACCTGTTGCTTTAATTCCTCAAGCAAATTGTCAGCAACCACCCCTTCAGCAAGTCGCTCTTGAATTAGCGACGATCCCACATTGGAGGTCATAATAATAATGGTGTTTTTAAAGTTCACCGTACGCCCCTTGTTATCGGTTAATCGGCCATCGTCCAGCACCTGTAGTAGAATATTGAAAACATCTGGATGTGCTTTTTCAATTTCGTCGAGCAGAATAACGGAGTATGGCTTTCTTCTCACGGCCTCGGTCAATTGGCCTCCTTCGTCATAGCCCACATAGCCGGGAGGAGCACCTATTAGTCTAGAAACAGAGTGACGTTCTTGATACTCGCTCATGTCGATGCGAGTCATGAGATTTTCATCGTCGAAGAGAAATTCGGCCAATGCCCTTGCCAACTCTGTTTTCCCAACGCCTGTGGTTCCAAGAAAAATAAACGAGCCAATAGGTCGTTTCGGATCCTGCAGCCCCGCACGACTCCGACGCACAGCATCAGCAACCGCATCAATAGCCTCGTCCTGACCAATAACACGCTTGTGCAGTTCAGACTCCAGCGTCAATAACTTCTCCTTCTCGCTTTGTAGCATTCGGCTTACCGGAATGTGTGTCCATCGGCTCACAACCTCAGCAATATCTTCAGCATCTACCTCCTCCTTTATCATAGCACTTTCCGCCTGCAGGCCGCTAAGTTCAGCCTTAAGGGAGATGATGGCAGCTTCAGCATCCTTAATTTTCCCATACCTCAACTCTGCAACCTTTCCATAGTCACCTCGCCGCTCTGCATCTTCAGCTTCCAACTTAAATTGCTCAATGCGCTTCTTATTCAGCTGTATTTTATCCACCACTGCCTTTTCCGATTGCCACTTTGCTCTGAGTCGAGTGCGCTCCTCCGAAAGTTCTGCGAGTTCCTTACCCAGGTCGGCTAGCTTACGATTATCGCCTTCACGCTTAATGGCTTCACGCTCAATCTCCAGCTGCTTAATCTTTCTTTCCACCTCATCAATAGACTCGGGGACAGAGTTCATTTCCAACCTAAGCTTAGCAGCTGCCTCATCGATAAGGTCAATGGCCTTGTCGGGCAAAAAGCGTTCAGTGATATATCGTTGCGAGAGGTCAACTGCTGCAATAATGGCGTCGTCCTTTATTCTAACCTGGTGGTGGGTTTCGTAGCGCTCCTTCAAGCCTCTCAGTATGGAAATAGCACTAAGGTTGTCAGGCTCATCAACCCGCACCATTTGGAATCGACGCTCTAAAGCCTTGTCTTTTTCAAAATATTTTTGATACTCGTTAAGTGTGGTGGCACCAACGGCACGTAAATCGCCCCTTGCCAGTGCTGGCTTAAGAATGTTAGCGGCATCCATTGCGCCTTCTCCTCCTCCGGCCCCAACCAAGGTGTGAATTTCATCGATAAAAAGAATAACCTCACCATTGGAGGATACAACCTCCTTCACCACAGCCTTTAAACGCTCCTCAAACTCACCCTTATACTTGGCTCCGG
This genomic stretch from Williamwhitmania sp. harbors:
- a CDS encoding 2-phosphosulfolactate phosphatase: MSNKVVEVCFSPSLFNHHADPAATMVVVDVLRASSAICTAFAHGASSIIPVAETEAARELKNQGFLVAAERDGKVLDFADFGNSPFNFARETVQGRSVVYSTTNGTKAIHMASIGKEVIVSSFLNFSATAAYLGRHAEKVVVFCSGWKGRFSLEDAVYAGALADKLINEYGFSTICDSAIAAMDVWQLAKPDLVGYIQKAAQRSRLRNMGLDDVIEFCHTPDYTDIVPRFDGESLQPICENIKMKGSV
- the gcvT gene encoding glycine cleavage system aminomethyltransferase GcvT encodes the protein MKHTAFTQFHIDLGAKMASFAGYNMPIEYTGINDEHMAVREKIGVFDVSHMGEVWVKGPRAFDFVQYITSNDVAALFDGKVQYSCLPNGKGGIVDDLLVYRVNAETYLLVINAANIDKDWNWFCENAPKFGLTIGKELFNASDEICQLAVQGPLALKAMQKLTSTPIEEMEYYTFKKLDFAGIKDAILSTTGYTGSGGCEIYVSNEDGPKLWNAVFEAGKEFGIQPIGLGARDTLRLESGFCLYGNDINDTTSAIEAGLGWITKFTDHKDFIDKAILLKHKKEGVSRKLVAFEMIDKGIPRQHYPIVDIEGDTIGEVTSGTMSPMLKVGIGMGYVKTEFSKLGSEIFINVRNKNLKARVVKTPFFQK
- a CDS encoding Hpt domain-containing protein, which gives rise to MFQNLQFKPKLVSLAVLEELTDGSDELFLDMLKIFFLQVPVFIHDMEAANEAKDYLKLGQIAHKAKSSVATMGITNLSAKMKDFELLAKNGEETENYRGYIDLFKETCQLAIAELETIKSNL
- a CDS encoding STAS domain-containing protein; this encodes MVKVEPINGVSIVTFPSVNKINVSNIGEFKDEVTALITPTSKVIIDLTGISYIDSSGFGMLLSFLRTSKTNESKLMFCCIMPDVMSLINLLQLHTVFEIHTTREGCLKNA
- a CDS encoding PQ-loop repeat-containing protein, whose product is MSIEVVGWLGSILFSICGLPQLVKTWKTKKVDDLSSLFLWLWFWGEILTFCYIVAGDIFVKSYHIPLYFNYAVNILIVIYLLYAKYAYKMVVIEK
- the clpB gene encoding ATP-dependent chaperone ClpB; this encodes MNFNNFTIKAQEAIQHAFDIAQGLTHQSVETGHILKGILSESEGVSGFLFKKLGVNIPMLEMVLSKIVEGYPKVSGGEQYLSSTANRVLQRAQDSAKEMGDQYISVEHLLVGLLETGDPVSQMLLDAGVSTGELKKAVAELRKGSKVTSQTAEDTFDSLNRFAVNLNERAKLGKLDPVIGRDEEIRRVLQILSRRTKNNPILVGEPGVGKTAIAEGIAHRIVNGDVPENLKNRQIYSLDMGALIAGAKYKGEFEERLKAVVKEVVSSNGEVILFIDEIHTLVGAGGGEGAMDAANILKPALARGDLRAVGATTLNEYQKYFEKDKALERRFQMVRVDEPDNLSAISILRGLKERYETHHQVRIKDDAIIAAVDLSQRYITERFLPDKAIDLIDEAAAKLRLEMNSVPESIDEVERKIKQLEIEREAIKREGDNRKLADLGKELAELSEERTRLRAKWQSEKAVVDKIQLNKKRIEQFKLEAEDAERRGDYGKVAELRYGKIKDAEAAIISLKAELSGLQAESAMIKEEVDAEDIAEVVSRWTHIPVSRMLQSEKEKLLTLESELHKRVIGQDEAIDAVADAVRRSRAGLQDPKRPIGSFIFLGTTGVGKTELARALAEFLFDDENLMTRIDMSEYQERHSVSRLIGAPPGYVGYDEGGQLTEAVRRKPYSVILLDEIEKAHPDVFNILLQVLDDGRLTDNKGRTVNFKNTIIIMTSNVGSSLIQERLAEGVVADNLLEELKQQVFALLRQSVRPEFLNRIDEVILFSPLTLEQVKDIVRLQFKGIQKMLKPSGVEIELGDAAADWIAMQGFDPAMGARPVKRVLQKLVLNELSKQLLSGSLSDSGTILITMAPDGNSLRFTRE